Genomic DNA from Nitrospiraceae bacterium:
GCGCGCGGCTTATCTCTTTCGTAGACCGTTCGTTTCGCACCTCAGCCATTCATTCAGGAAGGGAGTCCAGCATGATCAAAGAAGTGACCGGTGACATTCTGCTTTCGAAAGCCGGCGCCATCGCCCACGGCATCGCGCCGAACGACGATTTCAAACAGGGCTTGGCGCTCGCATTGCGCGAGCAGTGGCCAGGCATGTACAAGGATTTTCGCCACTACTGTCAAACCTACCATCCCAAACCCGGAAGCCTTTGGTCGTGGAAAGGACCGAGTTCTCCCGTCATTTACAATCTGTTTACGCAGGAGCCGGCCGACGATCGGCAGGGGCGGCCCGGGAAGGCTTCGCTCCCGAACGTGAACCACGCCTTACAGGCGCTCAAGCAGGAGTTGGCCGCCAACAAGGTCGCGAGTGTAGCCCTGCCGAAACTTGCCACAGGGGTAGGGGGCTTGAGCTGGGATGAGGTGGCACCGGTGTTGACGGCGCTCCTCAAGGATGCCGGCATTCCCGTCTACCTGTATACGACCTATCGAAAGGGAGTTGCGGCGCAGGAAGCCTAGCGGGAGCGACCCGCGCTGTGCGCCTCGACGAGGTACTGAAGCAATGCCGCGGTCTCGGCCTGCCGCTCCAGATAGTAGCGGGCTGCAGACCGCACCTTCTTCCCGATCCGCACGGTCATGATCCGGTCGTCCGGAATGGAAAACACGTCCTCATCGGTATCGTCGTCTCCGACGTAGAGCGCGGCCGAGCTCTTGAGTTGATGCATCAGCTCCAGCATCGCGGCGCCCTTGTGGGGTGTGCCGGAGGGAATGACGTTGACCACGGCCTTCCCCAATACCAGCCGAGGCGGCGGCATGAGCTGCGCGATCGCTTGAAAGACGGCCTCGCGGGCTACCTTGGGTGAGCAGGCCTGTCGGTAATGAAAGGTGAGCGAATAGATCTTGTCCTCGAGCACCACCCCGCTGTGCGTGAGCGTCTCTTCGAATTTTCCCACCGTGCGCTTCCAGGCCTGACAGCACTCCAACGCCTGCTGCATGACCTGAGCGGAGGTGTGGAGACCTTCCAGACCGTGGTTCCCCACCAGGTGGGCGGCAGCTCCATTGATGCGTGGGCGAAGATCCGCGAGGGAACGACCAGAAATGATCGCGGTCGCGGCGTGGGCGCTCAAGGCTTCGAGCGCGCTCCGAATCGGCTGCGACAGCTTGGGGGCGTCCCGATCCTGGACGATGCGCGCGAGCGTGCCGTCGAAGTCGAACGCGTACAGAGTCGATGGCTCATCTACCAGGCGTTGCAATGCCCGTTTGCCTGGAGCTCGGAGAAGATACTGCATGGAGTCGGTCAGCGAACGATTCCGGCCGTTTGCCCTACTTGCTTCATCACGCGGAACCGGCGACGCATCCGAGCCGCATCCATGAGCATTCGTCCTGCCCAGCGGTAGACATTAAACTCCTGAATGAGTCCGCGCATACTGCGCATGCGGGCCCGCTGCTCGCCGGGGCTCATGGTCAGCGCCAAATGCAGCGCCGCCGCGCACTGGTCGATGTCGTAGGGGTTGACGACGACCGCCTCCGGAAGTTCCTGCACCGCGCCCGTGAACTGGCTGAGGATGAGGACTCCCTGCTCATCGTCACGAGCCGCGATAAATTCCTTCGCCACCAAGTTCATCCCATCGTGAAGACTGCTCACGAAGCAGAGCTCCGACGCCCGATAGTACTCGTACACGTCCGGCGGCTCGTGGTGTTTCACCTTAAGCACGATCGGCTCATAGCCCTCGCGCCCGAACCGCTTGTTGATCCGTTCGGTGAGCGCATAGACCTGGTCGTGGAAGTGCTGGTATTGATCGATGATGGTCCGGCTCGGCGCCGCGATTTGGATGAACGAAAATTTGCCGATCCACTCGGGCTGCAATTCGAACAACCGCTCCACGGCCAGGAACCGCTCGATGATCCCTTTCGTGTAATCCAGCCGATCGACTCCGATGCCCACGAGCCGATCCGGTCCCATCGCATGCCGCTCGCGGATGTGCTGCCGGCAATCAGGTACCGGCCGCTGCGTCTCGATCCAGCGCGAAGGCCACTCGATCGAGATCGGGTAATGATTCACCGCGGTCAACTTGCCGCCGTAGGAAACCGTGGACGTATCCCGATCGATGCGAGCCTCGAGGATCCGGTCGATGGAATAAATGAAATTATTGCAGTGCACCCGCGTGTGGAAACCCACGATGCTGCTGCCCAGCAACCCTTCCAGGATTTCCTTTCGCCAAGGACAAATGCCGTAGCTCTCGGCATTGGGCCAGGGAATATGCCAGAACATGATGATCGTGGCGTTTGGCAGTTTCTCCCGCACCATCTTAGGAAGCAGTGCGAAGTGATAATCCTGGACCAGCACGACGGGATCGTCGGTCGTGGCTTCCTCGATGACGGCCTGCGCGAACCGCTCATTGACCGAGACATACCGTTCCCAATCCGACGTCCGAAACGTGGGTCGCACGTGCGCGTTGTGGCAGAGCGGCCACAGGCCCTCGTTGGCGAAGCCGTAGTAGTATCCCGCCTCTTCATCGGGAGTCAGCCAGATCCGCCGAATGTCGTAGGACGGGTGGTCGGGCGGCACCTTCACGTGGTCCCTCGCATCCACCACTTCCCGGTCAGCCGACCCATTGCCATGGGCGATCCAGACACCGGAGCAGGCGCGCATGACCGGTTCCAAGGCCGATACGAGGCCGCTCGCCGGCGTCTGCACCTCGATCTTTTGTCCGCGCCGATTGTGGATGTACGGCTGCCGGTTGGAGACAATCAAGATTTCGTCGCCGGAGAGGTGTTCATGCAAAATGGTCTTGAGACTCGCGGGGCTCCATGTGATCTGGCTCTCGTCGCGCATGCGTCGATCCGCTTCAAGTTCTCGGACCAGTTCATGTAGGTCCTGCGCCACCGGGTGCAATTCCGACGAATGGACCTGGCCGCTCAGCGACGGCAATCCGCCTCGATTCAGCATCGCCCGGACGCCCAATACCCACCCGCGCCAACTGATATGGGCCACCATCACCGTGACCATGGAGATGACCGCGGCGAGCCCGGCGAAGAGGTAGAAGATGTACCATTTCGTGTCGGTGCTGCGTTGATGCACGAAACTCATGTCGTGGACCAGCATCAACCGGCCATGGGCTTTCCCTCCGGCTTGAATCGTAGCCGCCACCACATGCAACGGTCCCTGCGCGAGGTTCACCACGTCGGACGTGCCGGCAGGAAGATCAGCCAGGCTCTCGCACGAGAGCTGATCGGGATAGGTCAACGTTTGATAGAGCAGCCGGTTCTGCGAGTCACAAAAGCCCAGCGCGTAGAGACGCTCGTCTTGAATAACCTTGTGGAAGTAGGCAAAGATCTTCGTGCGGGAGCGTGAAGCCACCAACTCGGCCAGCGGCGCCTCCATAGTGCTGGCCAGCAGGCGCGACCGGCTTTCGAGGTCTCGGGTAAACCATTTCAGGGTCAGCGAGTCGACGAGGGGCACCACGCCGTAGGCGACGGCAGCCAACACCAGCAGGAGCGGAAGTACGAATCGCAGGGAGAGCCGCATTTTTACTCCTGGTCGTTTACTTTGCCGACGAAATCACTTATGGTCGGAAGCATGTATCCGTACGGACTGATCGGAAACTGCCACGTCTCGGCCCATATCCATGAATCCGGCTCCGTCGATTGGCTCTGCCTGCCGCGGCCCGATAGCGAACCGGTCTTTGGCCGCATGCTGGATCCGGACGGTGGGCATTTTTCCATATCAAGCCCGATCGACGCCGCACAAGTCAAGACAACACAACGCTATTTGCCCAATACAAATATTCTCGTCACCGAGGTGTCCACGTCCAAAGGTGACACATTCCGCATCACCGATTTTTGTCCGCGGTTCGAACAGTATGGTCGGGTGTACCGGCCGGCCGCGCTCTTCCGAATTGTCGAACCCTTGGCCGGCACTCCCTCCATTCAAGTCAGTTGCCGTCCAGTCACCGGATGGGGCAAGGAATATGCCCGGGGCATGCGTGGTAACAGCCATGTCCGCTACGACATCCGAGGGGAATACCTCCGACTCCTGACCAACATGCCGCTTACGTACCTGTATGAAGAGCGGCGGTTTGCCCTCACGGACAAGACCTACTTTGCCTTGACCTGGGGCTTGGGCGTGGAGGACGACCTCGCCAAGGTCAGCCACGAGTTCCTCGACCAGACGGCCCGCTACTGGCGCACCTGGGTGAAGCATTGTTCGATTCCGGTTCTCCACCAGGAAGAGGTCATTCGATCGGCCTTGGCACTGAAGCTCCATTGCTATGAAGATACCGGTGCCATCCTGGCCGCCCTGACGACGAGCCTCCCGGAGGATCCCGGAGGTCCCCGAAATTGGGACTACCGGTTCTGCTGGCTGCGTGATGCGTACTTTTCGCTGACGGCTTTCCATAACCTCGGTCACTTCGAGGAAATGGAAGGGTTCCTCAAATTCCTGCTCAACATCGCCTATGCCCACGAGCATTCCCGGGAACGCTTGGCTCCGGTCTACACGCTGAGCCAGGATCTGCCCCTGCCCGAAACCGAGCACCAAAATTGGAGCGGCTTCCGCGGCAGCGCCCCGGTGCGCAACAACAACCAGGCCGCCGAGCATGTGCAGAACGACGTCTACGGAGAGTTGGTGCTCACACTCGCGCCGATCTTCTCCGACAATCGGTTTTACGATCTGCGCACAAAGGACCACGAGCAACTCGTCGCGAACCTCGCGCGGCTCTGTGAGCGAAACATCGCGCAGGCGGATGCGGGCCTCTGGGAAATCCGCAACGGCTGGCAGGAACATTCCTTTTCGAATTTGATGTGCTGGGCCGGGCTCGACCGTGCCTATCGGATGCAGCGGGCGGGGTTCCTGCCTTCACTCACGTCTGATATCGGCGCCGCGCGGGCGCGGGCCGAACAGGCGCTGTTGAAGGCCTCAAAAGATGGCGCCCTGCGCAACGGTCCGAATGATGACACCTTCGATGCCTCTTTGGCACAGGCCCCGATCCTCGGCTTTCCAAATCGCGAGGTCTGCGAAGCCACCATGAAACAGATCGCGCAGGAACTGTCCGTCCGAACCGACGGGCGTGACACGGGCTTCTACTTCCGCTATCTCCGGACCGACGATTTCGGCCGCCCCAAATCCAGCTTCGTCATCTGCTCATTCTGGGTCGTGCAGGCCTTGGCCAAGCTCGGGCACATGGCCGAGGCGCAACGCATCATGGCGCAGGTCCTGACAGGGGCCAATCACCTGGGTCTCTTCGCCGAACACTTCGTGCCGGAAACCAGAACGCAGCTCGGCAATTTCCCGCAAGCCTACTCCCACGTCGGGCTCATCAATGCCGCCTTTGCGGTGAGTCCGCACTGGGCCGACACCCTCTAGCAGGCCGTGACACAGTGATGATGGCCCGCCCGGTACGGGCGTGGGCGAACATTCGCGGACAATCTTGGCATTGCCCGCGGGCCGTTCAAAAAGGAGCTCGTCTATGTGGTGGACTTACGCGCTTCTCTCGGCATTCTTCGCAGCCCTTACCACCATTTTTGCGAAGGTCGGCGTCGCTGACGTCACGCCGAATTTGGCGACGGCAATCCGCACCATCGTCATCCTCATCATGGCGTGGGGGATCGTCGCGGCGACGGGAGAAACGGCGGGACTGCCGCTCGTGTCCGCTCGGTCACTGCTGTTCCTGACGTTGTCGGCCGTGGCGACGGGGCTTTCGTGGATGTGTTACTTCCAAGCGCTGCAGGTCGGCCAAGCCACGGCGGTCGCGGGAATCGACAAGACCAGCCTGGTCATGACGCTGGTCCTGGCTGTGATGTTCTTGGGTGAGCCTCTGGCCTTGAAGTCCGTGGCAGGCGTCTTGCTGATCCTGGGCGGGGCCTTGCTGCTGATCCGCTGATCATTCGCCCGCCTATTCTTCGCCTCGGTTGCGCCCTCCGGTCGGTGCCGTCACACGAATCGTTCCGGACTCGCTCAGAGCCTTGCCTCCCGGCGTGGAAGGCTCCACCTTGGCGGTGTATTTGTAAACGCCGGCCCTGTGGAAGCAGAGGCTTGCGCTCTGGTTCGGCGCGATGTTGCTGAAACCCCGCGTAAAGCCGAGGAAGTTCGAGAAGCCGCGCTGGCAACTCAGCATGTCGGGAGTCAGGCCGGGAAAGTCCACCCGCGTTGGCGTCTGACGCTGGTTGGTCCACTGGATCTCATCACCGATGCGGACCGAGAGCTCCGATTGACTCAGTCGATCTTTGAACTTCAGATCATGCGTCACGGCCGTCCGGGTCGTCGACGGAAGCGCCGCGCAGCCACCCAAGATGATGATGCCTGCCAGCACCGCATAGCCTGTCCGCATGGCGCCCTCCCGGTTAATGTTCGAAGGCCCGTACTGTAAGGGATCCTTCTGAAGCGGTGCAAGCCTGCGCCTCGCGTCCATGCGCCGACAGGCCTGGGTAGCAATACCTGAAGAACCTTCGCCCGAGCGTGTGCCGAGGCCGGGGCTCACGACCCGCCGCGAGATTTCTTTTTAAGAAGGTACACGCTTTCGGTGGCCGGGCAGCGGCCCTTGAGGCCGCCGGGGACATCGAGGCTGGTCAGCAGGGTGATGTCATATTGCTCGCCGTAGTGCCGCCGGATCTCTTCGTTGTCGACCGAGAAGGGCGGTCCCTCCATCACCTGCTGGTCGTACTCGAAGGAGATAAGTAGTTGCGGCGCATTCGCGGTGAGGGTGGTCAAGTGCGCGCTGTATCGGTTGCGCATTGACGGCGGTAGGGCGACCAAGGCTGCTCGGTCATACACGGCATCAACCGGACCCAGTAGCTCAGGCGTGACCTTGAAGATGTCGCCTACGAAGATGTCGAGCTGCGGGGCACGATAGTGATCGAGTGTGTCGACCTTCGTGATCGTCGGCGTCACGCCGAGCTTCGCGAACAATTGTTCAACGGCCAGGGCGCTCAATTCGGCTCCGGCCACCCGATAATCGCGAGACAACAACCAACCGATATCGAGCGTCTTGCCGCAGAGCGGCAGAAACACGCGACTCCCTTTCGTCAGCGACAGTTCGTCGACGTATTTGACGAGAAGGGGATTGGGTTCGCTCTGGTGAAACCCAATCTCATTCTTCTTCCACCGATCATGCCAAAACTGCGCGTCCATGCTTGATCATCTCTCCCTATAAACGGCATCGCCCCTTGCGGCGGATTCTCCGGCATTGA
This window encodes:
- the tmpT gene encoding thiopurine S-methyltransferase, coding for MDAQFWHDRWKKNEIGFHQSEPNPLLVKYVDELSLTKGSRVFLPLCGKTLDIGWLLSRDYRVAGAELSALAVEQLFAKLGVTPTITKVDTLDHYRAPQLDIFVGDIFKVTPELLGPVDAVYDRAALVALPPSMRNRYSAHLTTLTANAPQLLISFEYDQQVMEGPPFSVDNEEIRRHYGEQYDITLLTSLDVPGGLKGRCPATESVYLLKKKSRGGS
- a CDS encoding EamA family transporter, which gives rise to MWWTYALLSAFFAALTTIFAKVGVADVTPNLATAIRTIVILIMAWGIVAATGETAGLPLVSARSLLFLTLSAVATGLSWMCYFQALQVGQATAVAGIDKTSLVMTLVLAVMFLGEPLALKSVAGVLLILGGALLLIR
- the otsB gene encoding trehalose-phosphatase: MQYLLRAPGKRALQRLVDEPSTLYAFDFDGTLARIVQDRDAPKLSQPIRSALEALSAHAATAIISGRSLADLRPRINGAAAHLVGNHGLEGLHTSAQVMQQALECCQAWKRTVGKFEETLTHSGVVLEDKIYSLTFHYRQACSPKVAREAVFQAIAQLMPPPRLVLGKAVVNVIPSGTPHKGAAMLELMHQLKSSAALYVGDDDTDEDVFSIPDDRIMTVRIGKKVRSAARYYLERQAETAALLQYLVEAHSAGRSR
- a CDS encoding glycoside hydrolase family 15 protein is translated as MVGSMYPYGLIGNCHVSAHIHESGSVDWLCLPRPDSEPVFGRMLDPDGGHFSISSPIDAAQVKTTQRYLPNTNILVTEVSTSKGDTFRITDFCPRFEQYGRVYRPAALFRIVEPLAGTPSIQVSCRPVTGWGKEYARGMRGNSHVRYDIRGEYLRLLTNMPLTYLYEERRFALTDKTYFALTWGLGVEDDLAKVSHEFLDQTARYWRTWVKHCSIPVLHQEEVIRSALALKLHCYEDTGAILAALTTSLPEDPGGPRNWDYRFCWLRDAYFSLTAFHNLGHFEEMEGFLKFLLNIAYAHEHSRERLAPVYTLSQDLPLPETEHQNWSGFRGSAPVRNNNQAAEHVQNDVYGELVLTLAPIFSDNRFYDLRTKDHEQLVANLARLCERNIAQADAGLWEIRNGWQEHSFSNLMCWAGLDRAYRMQRAGFLPSLTSDIGAARARAEQALLKASKDGALRNGPNDDTFDASLAQAPILGFPNREVCEATMKQIAQELSVRTDGRDTGFYFRYLRTDDFGRPKSSFVICSFWVVQALAKLGHMAEAQRIMAQVLTGANHLGLFAEHFVPETRTQLGNFPQAYSHVGLINAAFAVSPHWADTL
- a CDS encoding macro domain-containing protein; its protein translation is MIKEVTGDILLSKAGAIAHGIAPNDDFKQGLALALREQWPGMYKDFRHYCQTYHPKPGSLWSWKGPSSPVIYNLFTQEPADDRQGRPGKASLPNVNHALQALKQELAANKVASVALPKLATGVGGLSWDEVAPVLTALLKDAGIPVYLYTTYRKGVAAQEA
- a CDS encoding trehalose-6-phosphate synthase; this encodes MRLSLRFVLPLLLVLAAVAYGVVPLVDSLTLKWFTRDLESRSRLLASTMEAPLAELVASRSRTKIFAYFHKVIQDERLYALGFCDSQNRLLYQTLTYPDQLSCESLADLPAGTSDVVNLAQGPLHVVAATIQAGGKAHGRLMLVHDMSFVHQRSTDTKWYIFYLFAGLAAVISMVTVMVAHISWRGWVLGVRAMLNRGGLPSLSGQVHSSELHPVAQDLHELVRELEADRRMRDESQITWSPASLKTILHEHLSGDEILIVSNRQPYIHNRRGQKIEVQTPASGLVSALEPVMRACSGVWIAHGNGSADREVVDARDHVKVPPDHPSYDIRRIWLTPDEEAGYYYGFANEGLWPLCHNAHVRPTFRTSDWERYVSVNERFAQAVIEEATTDDPVVLVQDYHFALLPKMVREKLPNATIIMFWHIPWPNAESYGICPWRKEILEGLLGSSIVGFHTRVHCNNFIYSIDRILEARIDRDTSTVSYGGKLTAVNHYPISIEWPSRWIETQRPVPDCRQHIRERHAMGPDRLVGIGVDRLDYTKGIIERFLAVERLFELQPEWIGKFSFIQIAAPSRTIIDQYQHFHDQVYALTERINKRFGREGYEPIVLKVKHHEPPDVYEYYRASELCFVSSLHDGMNLVAKEFIAARDDEQGVLILSQFTGAVQELPEAVVVNPYDIDQCAAALHLALTMSPGEQRARMRSMRGLIQEFNVYRWAGRMLMDAARMRRRFRVMKQVGQTAGIVR